The following proteins are co-located in the Pyricularia oryzae 70-15 chromosome 1, whole genome shotgun sequence genome:
- a CDS encoding xenobiotic compound monooxygenase: MSLHNGAATRKKQLVINAFVEMCSGHQSPGLWRHPADESWRFNDVDHWVRLAKLLEEAKFHGIFIADVLGGYDVYKNSLDPAIISGAQWPVNEPLSVVPAMAAATKSIGFGVTASTTYEQPFHLARRLSTVDHLTKGRVGWNIVTGYLDSAARNLGKTEQPQHDDRYAQAEEYMKVMYKLFNSSWRDDAVQLNREKGIYTDPSLVRQINHEGKFFTVPGPHIVQPSPQRTPLLLQAGTSRAGKEFAAQHAEAIFVSAHSPAVPAASIAEIRRLARDKYGRDPDSIKVLALVTVILGRTEDEAREKLRDYRQYASLEGALALFCGWTGINLDQYGDEEELRQVESNAVRSTVEGYAKFSPVNSKWTKHTVAEHISIGGNGPLLVGTAAQVADGLETWIREADVDGFNFAYAVFPQSFKDIIELLLPELRSRGLFWDDYAVPGGTYRENFYGRKGQTFPPDEHVTSKYRWRQGVDATEHVIPQ; the protein is encoded by the exons ATGTCCCTCCATAACGGCGCCGCCACACGCAAGAAGCAGCTGGTGATAAATGCATTCGTCGAAATGT GCAGTGGTCATCAGTCCCCAGGCCTCTGGCGACACCCTGCAGACGAGTCTTGGCGCTTCAACGACGTAGACCACTGGGTCCGGCTCGCCAAACTGTTGGAGGAGGCCAAATTCCATGGCATCTTCATTGCCGATGTTCTAG GCGGCTACGATGTCTACAAAAATTCGTTGGATCCCGCCATCATTTCTGGTGCCCAGTGGCCAGTCAATGAACCTTTGTCGGTAGTGCCGGCCATGGCAGCTGCAACAAAGAGTATTGGTTTCGGAGTCACTGCTTCCACCACATACGAGCAGCCGTTTCATTTGGCAAGGAGGCTATCGACTGTCGATCATCTGACCAAGGGCCG AGTCGGATGGAAT ATTGTAACTGGTTATCTCGACTCGGCCGCACGCAACCTCGGAAAGACAGAGCAGCCACAG CATGACGACCGATATGCCCAAGCCGAGGAGTATATGAAGGTCATGTACAAACTGTTCAACTCATCCTGGCGAGACGACGCAGTGCAGCTCAACCGCGAAAAAGGCATCTACACTGATCCCTCCCTCGTCCGGCAGATCAACCACGAGGGCAAGTTCTTCACCGTCCCGGGCCCCCACATCGTCCAGCCCAGCCCCCAGCGCACCCCCCTCCTCCTGCAGGCCGGCACATCGCGGGCCGGCAAGGAGTTTGCCGCCCAGCACGCCGAGGCCATCTTCGTGTCAGCACACTCCCCCGCAGTCCCCGCCGCGAGCATCGCCGAGATCCGCAGGTTGGCCAGGGACAAGTACGGGAGGGATCCCGACAGCATCAAGGTCTTGGCCCTGGTTACCGTGATCCTCGGCCGCACCGAGGACGAGGCCAGGGAAAAGCTGCGCGACTACAGACAATACGCGTCGTTGGAGGGTGCGCTTGCTCTGTTTTGCGGGTGGACCGGGATCAATCTGGATCAGTacggcgacgaggaggagttGCGGCAGGTGGAGAGCAATGCGGTTCG GTCGACCGTCGAGGGTTATGCCAAGTTCTCGCCAGTCAACTCCAAGTGGACCAAGCACACGGTGGCAGAGCACATCAGCATTGGGGGCAATGGGCCTTTACTCGTAGGCACCGCGGCCCAGGTGGCCGACGGCCTCGAGACATGGATAAGGGAAGCCGACGTGGACGGTTTCAACTTT GCATACGCAGTATTTCCGCAGTCCTTCAAGGACATCATTGAGCTCTTACTTCCCGAGCTACGAAGCAGAGGTTTGTTCTGGGACGACTATGCTGTTCCTGGGGGCACATACCGGGAGAATTTCTACGGCAGGAAGGGCCAAACGTTTCCCCCTGATGAGCATGTTACGTCCAAGTATAGGTGGAGGCAAGGAGTCGATGCGACGGAGCATGTCATCCCGCAGTAG